The genomic region GCCTCCAGCGCCGCCGCGTGCACCACCATCAACGACACCCGGTGCGCCACGACGTCGTGCATCTCCCGCGCGATCCGGGTCCGCTCCTCCGTACGGGCCCACTCGGCCCGCTCCTCCGCCCGGTCCGCCAGCAGCGACAACTCCCGCTCCAGCGAATCCGCCCGCTCCTGCAAGCTCTCCATCAGCCGCCGCCGGGCCCCCATGTACAGCCCGGACAGCACCGGCGGCACGGTCAGCGCCACCGCCACGAATCCGGACAGCGCGACCACGAGCAGGGGGTCGGCCTCGACATCCCCCCTCGTCCGCAGATACATCACCACGAACGTCGCGGCCAGCGACATCGAGGCCAGCGTCGCGATGATCCGCCGCGGCACCTCGGACGAGGCCAGCGTGTACAGCCCCACCACCGCGAGCAGGAACCCCATCGCGGCCGGCGCCACGGCGATCCCCACCAGCACCACGGCGACCGGCCACCGCCGCCGCAGCACGAGCACGGCCCCCACGACGAACCCGAACAGCACCCCGACCGCGGTCGGCACCCCGGCCGCACGCGCGAAGTCGATGCCCTCCCAGGCGCACTCCAGGGCGGACACGCCGCCGAGCACCACGTCCGCGACGGCATCCCGCCGCCGCGCCCACCACAAAGGCGGCCCAGCGCGCCCTTCCACTTCCCCCGTACCGGTCATGCCGACCAGCGTACGCAGCGCCCCCAGCACAGACAGGGTGGGAATTCCGGCAAACCCCCGGTCATCGCACGCACGACTGAACCGTCCGCTGACCGAGACCTGAATCCCGCATTCCGGACGACATTGG from Streptomyces sp. NBC_00190 harbors:
- a CDS encoding sensor histidine kinase: MTGTGEVEGRAGPPLWWARRRDAVADVVLGGVSALECAWEGIDFARAAGVPTAVGVLFGFVVGAVLVLRRRWPVAVVLVGIAVAPAAMGFLLAVVGLYTLASSEVPRRIIATLASMSLAATFVVMYLRTRGDVEADPLLVVALSGFVAVALTVPPVLSGLYMGARRRLMESLQERADSLERELSLLADRAEERAEWARTEERTRIAREMHDVVAHRVSLMVVHAAALEAIAAKDPARAARNAALVGDMGRQALTELREMLGVLRAAEKPVRPAVAAVAATSVAPPATAGTYPHVGGFDDGPSLDELEALVGQSRAAGMAVEVVVQGEGAGYAAEVEQTAYRVVQEALTNCHKHAPGARVTVRLAHREGEVAMQVENGPCDGMAAQPGLPSGGNGLVGMRERVLGLGGVFVSGPTDAGGFKVSAVLPGHCP